Within the Medicago truncatula cultivar Jemalong A17 chromosome 4, MtrunA17r5.0-ANR, whole genome shotgun sequence genome, the region TATATGTGCAGTGGAGATCTCTTGCAAATggttttatacaaaaaatatatatatatatatatatatatatctatttgtttgtttgttacaaCTAGGGTTTAACTTTACTATAAAAGTGAGAAAATTGACCTCCCAAGCAAGACATGTCATCTTATTACTTGAAGATGAGATAAATTATcttctttatttataaattgTAGGCAATGAATCTGAATAATAAAAATGTCTGAGTATACATAGTATGTTATAGATTATAGAATATTAATAATACAATACGATGATTTTTTGGTCAATGGTTTAAATATTTCACTGAGAAAGGGCAAGGTCACAAGCAGTCCTGGTACACATAAGCAACTGTCGTAGGAAGAACAAAGATcaagcaacaaaaacaaaacaaaatataaatgacacaaactaattaactaataaaacatatattaattGTGGCCAAAATATACATTTAGTAGTAGCAAAGTCTAAGAGAGGATTAATATAGGCCTAAACAGAAGCAACTAAACATGATACTTAATTAGTGGAAGTAAAACAACATGATTAAAGCAAAAAActcaaacataaaataaatgttggGACACAAACATGAAGGTGTTTGTGTCCATAATTGTGCCCGTGATTGGCGACTGCACCACCAACCACTCCACCAGCAACTCCACCAGCCACTGCACCGCCGATAATTCCTGCAGCTGCTCCACCTGACCTTCCTCTACCAATTCCTCTTCCTCCCATTCCACTTCCATGGCCACCTGAACCTCCAtgtcctcctcctcctcctcccttTCTTATAGTAACAGATAGTTCATGTTTGTGTGCATTTTGACTTTCCACAAACCCATCTTTGTGGTTCAACCTTGTAGATGCCTCAATATTTCCATTTCCATCTAAGTTCCCTataatttgaataaaacaaGTTATCAAACCAAAAGTGTGtgaaacaatattgaaatttgtGCTTGTTTGAAAAGGTAAATAAATTGTACCATTAAAGCCTTGAGCTTGTTCATTGCTTTGAATGCTTCTAGCTTCATCTTTGTTTGATATGGCTTGAGCACATGAATTGATAAGTAGGAACAAGACTAGAAACATTGAAATCTTCATATTCATTTGATATGGCTTCATTTGAACTGTAGTCATTGGTAGGGTAAAGGGGTTATATAAAGACTTTAATTGAAGGTTGAAAGTAATTCAATGTGGTCCCAAAAAATggtaatagaaagaaaaagactTCACCTCTCAACACAGAAGTTGACATTATTCTTTAGTACTACATTATAGTAAAGCAAAcaatgatgatatttatgtatatatgtGAAGATTTCTTGCAAATCAttttgtacaaatatatatCTTTATTTGTTTGTTAGATCTATAATTATTGGAACAAACTTAATTACCATATAAACATGTATAGATCAaatcattaatatatatatatgttgaaatATTAAGAATGCAATTCAATGGATAAACATACCTCAACCGAAAATAATCTCAGAAGGGAAGGGAACAAACTTGAAGGAGAGATATCTACgatataaacaataaacaaatgaatccctttcaataaaaataagcaaTTTGATCACGTCATTTAAGTCACtgattttgctaaaaaaaatatttttacagaaTTACATAAGTTTATTTATGGAAATTGATACAagttattttctaaaaaaaagtaagaagtTTATTTGTGGAAAAGTCAATGCCAGTGGTCAATTGACGTGATTTGTTAACAATACACCTATTATAATACACACAATTTTGAATTCTcatctatttatcaataaaaaaatatgtatatatacaaatttgtataaataaaaaggttaattaagaaaatggttcgccttgttaaaaaaaaaaaaaaaaaaagtaaatggttcctataaatatctaGCAAAATGTTGATGGACTTTTTTTACGGTGACTAAAAATGCTAATAGAAAATTTACAAAGATTAAAAATGATGACGGAAAGTTTTACAAGAGATTTACGAAAAAGCCTTATAAATGTATATTCTGCAGTAATTACATGCATTTTACACTATTTTCTTTGTAGTATTTCTCACTTCTCCACACATAATGTGTgtaaccactagactacttgacgaaaaataatacaatcattgttgaccaaaaaaaatacagtaatttttttagatgaaaagtcaaatttcatgtgcaaataatatattaaataatatgaacaaATCAAACATCCAATATTATAGAGTACATATGtgctccaaaaaaaaaaagtacatatgACATTGTTATGGACTAACTATATCATTAATGCGTACGTGATTTCAAAAAGATTATGCGTATTTTAGCCGTTCAATACCAGGTTCAACTCAAGCAAActcgatatttttttattcacatAAAGAATACATGATTTCAAAATCACTTGAAGCATTCTCACTAATAACATGATTTCAAGAATAATCCATATTTTTGaaactttctttaaaaaagaaatggaTATTATTAGTTCTCAAcatagtccctataaaatgcaaatagatactaaaagtaaattttttttaaataactaaatTTGAAAGCTCGTGATTTTGTACGAACTAAAAAAGACATGATTTTCGGTGTATAGCTTAatgcttataagctcgtttgaatAAAAAGGACCCGTTTAATAAACGTCACTTTCTCACGAACTTATAGCTTATTCTTACTATCTTATAGCGTTGtttgataagctaattcaaggAGTTTACAACTTAAAACTTAttatttatctcaattttacccctaaaaatttaattgaaattaatattaaaccaatatatcatttttatggcattttataattataagatAGTCTAACGAttaattttaccaaatattacaaattcaatcagcTAGATTATCCGCTATCAGCTAGTTAATCAGCTATCCGTTATAAGTTAGTTTATCAACTATATGCTATAAGATaacttattattataaaataaaaatgactttAACGTTGTAGATTTTTTCCCAAAGCATACCgtagaagtatttttttttttttttttttatcaaacccataatataataatttttgggATGAGAAATCAGGGTTAAAAAGCAATCTTGTGCTAATTCTTACTGAAGTATTATTCATTATATTTGAATCAACTTGTGCCTTTTTTGAGACTCCTTGCATGAGAACCAAGCTATGAAAATTTACATATTATTGCCTCAATTCCACGTCCCAACTTGTGCGTACAAGCTTCGTGTGATTTGTGCGAAAATATTTCGCACCATCAAGCATTTTCCTAATACAAATTATAGATGTGTTGAAGTATTGGAGaaatatttgacaaaaaagaaaaaaaaaattatttgagaaAACTTACTtaaatattttagtatttttttggtagtggctggagtttgaaccccacatcttacatattttatgcattgtcccaacCAACTATTATAACTTCACAAAAgactctctcaaaaaaaaaaaaaaaaaacttcacaaaagacaaataatttcaaatatttataagCAACAAGAAAGTTGTCTCTTTTACTCACacatataagcaaaaatgaCTATATCATATTTAGTATTATCATTGTCAAACTGGATTTCATTTTTCAACAACTCTTTTATTCTCATCGAACAAACTATTATG harbors:
- the LOC25491203 gene encoding putative glycine-rich cell wall structural protein 1, with the translated sequence MTTVQMKPYQMNMKISMFLVLFLLINSCAQAISNKDEARSIQSNEQAQGFNGNLDGNGNIEASTRLNHKDGFVESQNAHKHELSVTIRKGGGGGGHGGSGGHGSGMGGRGIGRGRSGGAAAGIIGGAVAGGVAGGVVGGAVANHGHNYGHKHLHVCVPTFILCLSFLL